A stretch of DNA from Syntrophales bacterium:
GCGCCACCGCTCCCGGGAAATCTGACTTTAGGTTTTTCATACTCACCAAAGCAGGTTGAGTTTATGTTGCCGTACTTGTCTATCTCGGCGCCGCCGATAAAGCCGAAGTCCGAATACCCCCTTTGCTGGCTTTCAAAGGCAAAACATAAACCTTTTATAATACAAGCTCGGGTGGATGCCCTGGTGTCTCCTACGGACAGGGGCAGGCCCATCCACATCTGCACACCCAATGACCCTGCTTCAAATATTATATTCATGTCTGGTGCCCAGGTGCGCTGAGCAAAAAGGCACGCCAGCATAGGCAGTCCCGTTCCCGCAAAGACAATGGTTTTATCTTCCAATGCTCTTGCACCGGTGTAGCAAATCGTCTCAAAAGGACCAATCTTTACTTTTTTATCAGTCATGCTTCAACACCTCCTTATAAGTGTGCTTAGATTATCACTGCCTGACCCATGTCTAATCTTTTCAGTTCCGCAAGCTTCTTGTACCCTCTCTTGGCCAGGAAATCATCAAAGGTGTCGCAGCTGTAGAAGTTATCATCGTAATACTTCTTAAGCGGGTCAATGTTCCCTTTCAGTCTCAATTCCAGGCCGGCAGCTCTCCATTCGCGGAAGTGGTCCATGTCAAACCAGTAGTTGCCCCAGACAGCTCCGGGATATCCTCCAAATTTCTGTGGGACTACCGCAGAAACGGCTGGAAACGGAATCTCGGTGAGATTCGGGTATCTTCGAATCTCATCGGTAGAGATCAAATCCTCACAGGTCACAATGCTCGCTGTAGATGCCCCGACAATCTCCGGACAGGTGTTCAAGAATCCGAAAATCCTGCAATTACCGTACATATCTGCCGCTGTAACGTGTGCTATGGCAACATCGGGATGACAGGCTGGAAGCACATAAATATTCCTGCCCGTGAAGGGGCACTTCAGCATAACGCCGCGGTTGACCCTCTCCATGTCTGAGCCGCCGTGGTCTCTCACCGGCATGAAAGGTATGCCCATGGCTCCGGCCTTGAATCTGGCAGAGGCGCCATAGTTGGTATAGTCATCAACCTCAATCAGTCCAGCTTGAACCATGTGAGTCCAGATGGGGCCTGATCCGATGACTTCAAAGGCCTGCCAGGACAGCTCTACCCTCTTTACCTCTACCCTGCTGCTGTCCAACATCTGTGCGCCTAAAAGCCATTCAACATCAAGAGATTGAGATTGATAGGATAGAGTTAAATTCGTCGCCTGGACAGTTTTGTTGCAAAGGGCCTCCTTTACTATTTGCCAGCAAATAGCGAAGGGGTTTCTTGTGTTTACGAATCCAGCAACTCCAATGTTTATCCCCGGTCTGATGAATTTCTTTACCGCATCACTTAGAGTCGTTCTCTTATCATAGAGAAACTTGTTCTCCTTTACCTTCAGAGCCCTGGCTTCGTCAGGATTGGGTCCCCACCAGGTATATGGTCTCTCCTTATGCACCACCTCAGAAATTCCGTAGATACCAGAATGTATTGCATCTCCAGGGTCTGTTACTTCGACACCTGGTGCACGATGCTTGGACGTATAGGGAACCTGTCCTTCGACGACATGAACATAAGGCAATTTATCTTCATCTGCCTTTTTCCCTAACGGCACACCTACTTCAGCATATCTCTTTTCTAAATCCATACTTTGACCTCCTTCCAGCAAGTTAAGACATACAAAAAATCAAACTACTTAATACTAAGCTTTTTCGTCTTGAGACTTTTGCAAAATTGTGTTTCCGGTCATTGCGAGGCACATAGTACCGCGGCAATCTCGTGGATTATCAACATCTTGTGAGGTTGCTTCGCTTCACTCGCAATGACAATATGGATATTTTGCAAAGCTCTTGTCTTTAAAGTCTATCCCCTCCTTCCATAAATTTTGTTTTTCAGGGATACATTTTGAAAATTCCCCCTTATATACGTACATTCTAATAAGATAAGTTACCGAGTAATGCAATATCTGACTATTGTAAGGTTTATATTAGGCAAAACCTTGTACTATGACAAGGGCAACAGATATGATCTCAGGTTGGTTTTCTTCTTCAGGCCGAGTTTATTCCTGATGTTGTTTCTATGAAAGTCTATTGCCCCCTGCGATAAATGCAATAGTTCTGCAATCTCTTTGCTGGTTTTACCTTCTCTTATGAGATTGGCAATCTGAATTTCAAGAGGTGTGAGGTGTAAATGTTTCGAGGTTAAATTCCGTAAGAAAGGAGAAATAATATCCTTCAGATGGGTTTCGATACTACTCACGCGGGCAATCTGGTCAACAGTTAACCGTGTTTTTTCAACTTCTCAACATATGGTTCTATAAGTTTCTTAACATTTAACTTTCACCGAGTGATATTAACCATTATAAACTATAAAACTTCTCCGAGGTTTTTCCTTACAAACTGCGGGTTATTGTTGACACAAAAAAACGTCAAATGCAGAGTACCACCAGGGGGGATGCTATTCTCGACGTTCATTTCTAACTTAACTTATTGAATGGCTTGCCGGCACATCCATAGGGTTAGCTTGGTGAAGACATGAAGTCATAGGTATAGCACCCCCCTTGGTGGTACTCTGCATCTCATGGAAAATCGCTTGCAAAAAATCTTCATGTTTACGAAATTACTGTCCTCAATGTGCGATTTTATGTGAATTTAATACGAAGTTATTGTTGACTGTTACTTCTAATTTATATCCGAGAGCTACTGTGAAACCTTTCCATACAGGATGGTATTTTCCGAACAAGGGATTACTATACACTGCCACGTGCGCCCTTTCCCTCCAGAAGGTAGTTAGATTTCGAATATGAATATGATCTCGCTGTTATCTATTGTGAAATCTTTGAAAAATTGGGGCCTCAGCTATCCACAATGGTGAAACTGGAGTTTTTTAAAAATTTCATTGTTCAGGTATTCTAAAGATAACTTGGTGAGAAATGCAATACCAATTGATTATAAACTTTATATCAGTCAATACCTTATACTATGACAAGGACAACAGATGTGATCTGAGGTTGGTGCTCTTCTTATTCAGGCCGAGTTTATTCCTGATGTTGTTTCTATGAAAGTTTATCGCCCCTTGCGATGAATTCAACAGTTCTGCAATCTCTTTGCTGGTTTTTCCTTCTTTTATGAGGTTGGCGATCTGAATTTCCCGAGGAGTGAGGTGTAAATATTTCGAGGTTAAATTCCGTAAAAAAGGAGAAATGATATCGTTCAGATTGGTTTCAACAATACTTATGCAGGCAATCTGGTTGACATTTAACCGTGTTTTTTTCAACTTTTCAACATATGGTTCTACGAATTCCTTAACATTTGACAAAACCTTTTCCTCAAGATCCGTTTTGTCTTCTTCTCTTTGTTTGAGTAACACTTTCAGTGCGATATTAACTTCCTCAAGATTCCTGGACTTAACTTCCAGTTCCCACTTCCGTTTCTTCAAATCTTCTTCTGCGCGCTTACGCTCCGTAATGTCGCGGGCAATCCCCGCAGTACCTATTATTTCGCCTCCGTCATCATATATCGGCGTCCTAATCGCTTCTATCCAGCTCTCCCGGCCATCTTTTCCTACTAAGGGTTCTTCGACCTGTTTCCGTGTACCACACTCTATGACTTTTTTATCATCCTCCTTGTACTTTTCAGCCAACTCGGCAGGCCATATATCAGAATCAATAAGACCGACGACATCTGCCGGCTTCAAACCACAAGCCTTACCGAAGGCCTCATTCACCGCGATATACCTGCTCTCCCTGTCTTTTAACCAGGCCATATCTGGAATATTATCGAGGATTGCTTTCTGCTGGAGTTGAGTTTTATGCACAGCCTCCTCCGCAAGTTTGTGTTTACTGATATTCGTGGCAATTTTCAATCGCCCCGTGCGCCCGTCTATCCACTGAATTGCCATTGTCCGATCCTGAATCAGAAGCCATATCCCCAATGCCTCATGATACTGTTCCCAAATATAAAAGCCTGATTTTTTCCTTTCCGGCGTTAATAATTTCTCATCGACACAAAAATCACAGGGGCCTGGCTGATTTAGTATACTTTGCCAGCAAATTTTGCCTGTAACATCACCAAACAAATCCATCATATGTTTATTGATGTAAAGCACCTCATACGTGTCCATATCGATAATATACACGGAAGAATTCAGACTATCCAGAACCGTCAATAACCGCGCATGGGCCTCCCTTAACTGTTCTTCGGTGTATTTTCGTTCAATAACTTCACGTTCGAGCAGCGAGGTTGTTTTTGTCAGTTCTATCGTACGTTCCTTCAGCAATGTTTCAAACTGTCCATCATGTTCCCGTAATGCCTCTTCAACTCGCTTGCGCTCTGTGATGTCACGTGCCGCGGCAAGGACACCAATAACATTGTCAGACTTGTCTCTGTACACAGATGCGTTATAGAGAACAGGAGTAACACGGCCGTCCCTGTGACGTACTTCCAGGGGATAGTTATACAGTGCCCCTTCTTTCAATACCTTCCTGTACTCTGCTTTAACCTTCTCAGGTTCTGTAAAATAACTCGAAACATCTGTCCCAATCAATTCCCCCCGTGAATATCCTGTGATCTTCTCGGCTGCAGCATTCACATAGCTTATTTTTCCGGCCGGATCAATGGCAACGAGTGGATCCAGACACGCTTCGAGAAGGGTACGGTTGTAAATGTTTGCCAGTCGCAATGATTCCTCGGCCTGTCTCTGCCCGGTAACATCTGAGTACGTTACTACAATCATTCTATCCTTCAGGATTTCACCTACTCGTGAAGAACTCACCAGGCAAACAATATCCCTGCCATCCTTATGCCGGCAATGAAATTCTCTACTGTACGTTCGCTGTTTCTCAAGCGCCGGATATGTATATCCGGCAATTTCTTCATACTCTTCGTCGCTTCGGTACAACACACGTTTGCTTTTGCCAATCAATTCCTCAATCTTCCAGCCAAAGACCAACTCCACCGCATGGTTGGCAAAAATAATCCGGCGATCTTTTAAGCCAATAACTGCATGTGGAATCGAATCCAGAATCGATAGCGTAACCGCCTTGAGGTCATTCTGGCCTTGTTCGCCCATGTCCTCTCTTTTCCCCGATTCGTCAAGCAGTGGAAACATTTTCTCTATTTTATCTAAAAATTGTTCATCCGGCACATTTTTATAGTTCATATCTTAGCTCCATATAATGAAACCTAATGAAATTTC
This window harbors:
- a CDS encoding CoA-transferase — translated: MTDKKVKIGPFETICYTGARALEDKTIVFAGTGLPMLACLFAQRTWAPDMNIIFEAGSLGVQMWMGLPLSVGDTRASTRACIIKGLCFAFESQQRGYSDFGFIGGAEIDKYGNINSTCFGEYEKPKVRFPGSGGAGAMAANSDRIIAIMALEKRRFRDKVYFITSLGFGDGSPDYRWTAGVHGRGPYRVVTDVALFGYDVGNTNRMMLLEYHPDLSVEAIQERCELELLISPDVKPMPLPSEEDLNLMITQVDPEAYFLGKTVA
- a CDS encoding CoA transferase; its protein translation is MDLEKRYAEVGVPLGKKADEDKLPYVHVVEGQVPYTSKHRAPGVEVTDPGDAIHSGIYGISEVVHKERPYTWWGPNPDEARALKVKENKFLYDKRTTLSDAVKKFIRPGINIGVAGFVNTRNPFAICWQIVKEALCNKTVQATNLTLSYQSQSLDVEWLLGAQMLDSSRVEVKRVELSWQAFEVIGSGPIWTHMVQAGLIEVDDYTNYGASARFKAGAMGIPFMPVRDHGGSDMERVNRGVMLKCPFTGRNIYVLPACHPDVAIAHVTAADMYGNCRIFGFLNTCPEIVGASTASIVTCEDLISTDEIRRYPNLTEIPFPAVSAVVPQKFGGYPGAVWGNYWFDMDHFREWRAAGLELRLKGNIDPLKKYYDDNFYSCDTFDDFLAKRGYKKLAELKRLDMGQAVII
- a CDS encoding PAS domain S-box protein, which translates into the protein MNYKNVPDEQFLDKIEKMFPLLDESGKREDMGEQGQNDLKAVTLSILDSIPHAVIGLKDRRIIFANHAVELVFGWKIEELIGKSKRVLYRSDEEYEEIAGYTYPALEKQRTYSREFHCRHKDGRDIVCLVSSSRVGEILKDRMIVVTYSDVTGQRQAEESLRLANIYNRTLLEACLDPLVAIDPAGKISYVNAAAEKITGYSRGELIGTDVSSYFTEPEKVKAEYRKVLKEGALYNYPLEVRHRDGRVTPVLYNASVYRDKSDNVIGVLAAARDITERKRVEEALREHDGQFETLLKERTIELTKTTSLLEREVIERKYTEEQLREAHARLLTVLDSLNSSVYIIDMDTYEVLYINKHMMDLFGDVTGKICWQSILNQPGPCDFCVDEKLLTPERKKSGFYIWEQYHEALGIWLLIQDRTMAIQWIDGRTGRLKIATNISKHKLAEEAVHKTQLQQKAILDNIPDMAWLKDRESRYIAVNEAFGKACGLKPADVVGLIDSDIWPAELAEKYKEDDKKVIECGTRKQVEEPLVGKDGRESWIEAIRTPIYDDGGEIIGTAGIARDITERKRAEEDLKKRKWELEVKSRNLEEVNIALKVLLKQREEDKTDLEEKVLSNVKEFVEPYVEKLKKTRLNVNQIACISIVETNLNDIISPFLRNLTSKYLHLTPREIQIANLIKEGKTSKEIAELLNSSQGAINFHRNNIRNKLGLNKKSTNLRSHLLSLS